Genomic segment of Microtus ochrogaster isolate Prairie Vole_2 linkage group LG5, MicOch1.0, whole genome shotgun sequence:
TTCTGTCCTCCCTGCTGgagaaggcaaaacaaaacaacccaaaaggaCAGTTTCAAAATTAACAGTGcgtattgaggaaaaaaaaagttgaacttGTTAATGTAAACTTCAATTTTCTTGCAGTGCAAATTTGTGTGGTTAAAATTTGCCTATATGTTTAAAAAAGTGTATTTTCCCTCTTTCCTGATGGGGACCCATGTTAAATAAACACAGCAGCACGTGTCAACTTTGAGCATTGGGAAGCTGCAGTTTTGTGTTTTGTACGGTTTggtggacttttctttctttttggtaatttatttagtttttccgggtctctctctctctctctctctctctctctctctctctctctctctctctctctctcNNNNNNNNNNNNNNNNNNNNNNNNNNNNNNNNNNNNNNNNNNNNNNNNNNNNNNNNNNNNNNNNNNNNNNNNNNNNNNNNNNNNNNNNNNNNNNNNNNNNacacacacacacacacacacacacacacacacacacacaccccactcctcTTCACTAAGAGACATTCTATTTCACTTTCCGGGTACTCGTTTGCAAAGGTCAAAACCCATCATTACACCTGCTATCTGTTTTAGGATAGTCCAGTGTCTtcgttcttttccttttctcttattttcactattttttttcatttttaaaagaccgggaaaataataattaaaaataataataaaaaaacaatcaGAAGTTAGAGGGGGAACAGAGGTCCCGTGAAGGACCATGGACCAAAGGGGAGGGGGAGCCCCAcgctctgcccctccccctcttgAGTTCACTGAACGGGCGTCTGCACCCCATGGTGTGGTGGCGTGTCCCTACTCCCCCCGTACACATCCTCGGCGCCCGGCAGAGTCCCTCCGGGAGGGGtcatccttttctctttctgtctcctgttaCAAAACCAAACTCTCACCACCTCCTTCTCCAGCTGTAAGCTGTCCGCGAGGGAGGTGATCTCCTGGGCCGAGGGCTTGGGGCATTTGAGGAAATGGCTCTCCAGAGCCCCCTTGACGCTCACCTCGATGGAGGTCCGCTTTTTCCGCTTGCGCCCTTGCGCTGCGATCTTGTCTATGCTGGTGGGGCTGCCCGAGGACGAGTCTGCCTCTTCCAACCACTTGTTCAACAAAGGCTTCAGCTTGCACATGTTCTTGAAGCTCAGTTGCAGGGCCTCAAACCTGCAGATGGTGGTCTGCGAGAACACGTTGCCATACAGGGTGCCCAGCGCCAGCCCCACGTCTGCTTGAGTAAATCCTAGTTTGATCCGCCTCTGCTTGAACTGCTTGGCGAACTGCTCCAGGTCGTCTGAGGTCGGCGTGTCCTCATCCGAGTGCGGGTCGTGGTGTGCGCCTGGGTGGCCCGGTGGGCCTTGAGGGGGAGGTGGCGGGGGCGGTTGCTGGTGAGGGTGAGAGTGAGGATGCGGGTGGTGGTCTGCATGATGCGGCTCGTCGTGGGCGTCCCGCAGGCCGTGGTGGTGCAGCCCAGCCGGCTGCCCTCCTGCGCCCAGCATGCCGTTCACCGTGAAGCTGGGCTGAGAGTAGAGCAAACCGCCGTTGGACGCTcccatggagggagggaggtgagctGCAGTCGCCGCACTCCGCCATGCCCCGGGCCCGGGGTGGTGGTTGGCAGCGTGGTGCACCAGATGTGGCGGtcgctgttgttgttgctgctgctgctgctgttgctgctgctgctgctgttgctgttgttgctgctgctgttggtgcTGCTGCTGTAGCGCTCCTGGCCCGTGCAGCTCATCGCCTCGGCCACCCTGCTGTACCACCACCGAGGGCTTGATGTCCGGCTGGCCTAGGGGGCTGGTGGACCACGGGGAGCCGTCGCCGCCTCCCCCGCCGCCTCCCCCGCCTCctccaccgccgccgccgccgcccccgcCGCCGTGGGACAGCGCGGTGATCCACTGGTGAGCGTGGCTGAGCGGGTGCCCGTTGCTCTGCAGAGCGCCGTAGTCTCCCTGCACCAGGCTCTGCGCCTCGCGATAGCCCCCTGCGCCCTGCTGCATGCCGCCGGGCGGCTCGGCGTGCACGATGGAGGCGCTGGAGGTGAGCAGGCTGTAGTGGTTAGACGCTGCGGTCGCCATGACTCTCGGAGCCGGACTGGGCGCTCTGGTTAAAGGAGCCGCGCATTTGACAGTTACTTTTCTGCCTGGGGCTCTCTCTCCTTGCTCGCCccgcttctctccctctctctttctctttcccctagCGGGCAGCTCCGACGCCCGCTCCGACGCCTTCTGTTGCTTGCTGCTCCTGCTATTACTGCTGCTGCCGGGCTGCCTCCCGCCCGCCCTcgctctttctcctcctctccctcctctctctctctctctctcgctcactCTCTGACTCGCTGGGCGCTCCCCCCCTCTCCCCGCGCTCTCAAGCTCTCTCCCGCTCTCTTGGCAGAGCCCGCTCGCAGCGGCACGCGCCTGGGCCCCgccccctccaccccctcccattGGCTCTGCGCCCTTTGATTTACGTGGATACCGCTAGCAACCTCCCAGGCCGGCGCCACTGATTGGTGCAGAGCTCCACCACCCCCCCTTCCCTCGGGCGCCCAGTCTTCTCAGTCCTTCCTCtggtacccccacccccagcccagcgATTCAGATTCTCTTAGTTCTCacccccctctcctcttctgtccccggcctccacctcccctctcgGATGGGCCCCGCCCCCCATCTGTCTCCCAAGCTGAGAAGCCTGGCAGCGGGGCGGTCCAGGAGCTCTGGTGGACTACAGTCGCTCAGAAGACTTGTATGGGAGGGAGTCTACTTTCTCTTCCCAATAGGTCTTTTGGGGGGGCGTGTATCGTGGAAGAGAAAGGCTGGGTCTCACCGAGTCAGCAGGAgtcctattttcattcttctagggacacacactcactcacacacactgtgtgtgtgtgtgactgagtgcgtgtgtgtgtgtgtgtgtgtgtgtgtgtgtgtgtgtgtgtgtgtgtgcagagcgCGTTCCAATGTCGTTTAAACCTAGAGCTAGAACCAAAGCCAGACTAATCGAAACCTTCTTTCTTACCATGGTTAGAATTACAGCGCACAGGTGTCTTGTGCTCTCTATAGATACTTTTGTCCTCAAATAAAGATCCTCACCTTCCCCTTCACCCCAATAGCCGAGATCCCTTAAGCTTCAGATCCAATTttatctcagtttctttctcaaaAGGCTCCGGGAGAGAGAGGCTCAACCTACGCCCTGGATTTTGAACAACTCCAATTGCACGGTAGTGCCTATTCTAACAGCTCAGCGTTCTGAACTAGAAACAAAACTCTGGAAGTGTGTGCCACACTGACACTCGGTGTGCACAGAGGTTATGGTTCAGAGAACCGGGAGTTTTCCTGGACAGACCTTCGCCTTGTACGATCCTTAGGGAGTCTCAAAGAAGAGCGAGCAGCCTCTGACTGGTGGAGCTACTGAGGGCTGCTCTGGAAAGCCGCGCAGCTGAAGCTCTGCGCGTTTTCATCCGACTCCAGGCCTGTCTGTGCAACTTTCGCATTAGTTGCTGCAAgtgggaggaagacaggagaatGGGCTCCTGCTATGATGTCCTTTCTAAAGAGAGCTTCAGCGAGCGCCAGAGGCCAGGTTTAGTCTAGTGTTTCAGGTGCTGGCTAGTTAAACCTTCCAGTGGTTAACTTCCTAGTGAGACCTAGGACCAGTGCATTCACGGCGGGGGATCTGACCAACGCAGAGCATCGCGCCTCCAATTCCTAAGGAGCTAGATGGCTGTTGCCAATTTCCGCGCTTGCGAGCTGGGTATCAGAGATGTAAGAACAAACTCGGGCTTGAGCGGCGAGACTGGCGGGCACAGTCTGGAGTGCACGCACAGGCCCGGCACAGCGAATCAAAAGTATTGCGACTGAAAGAAAGACCTGGGGAGCCCGAATGGTCTCCCCACCTCCTCGCCCTGGCCCGGCGCCTAGTGATGTTCGCGCCGGCTCTTTCGGCCAAATCGACGCTCAAAGGGAGCATTTTAGGACCTCGGAGCATCTTAATCTAGACAGCAGAATGGAGCGGGCCAGAAAAATTCATCATGACTAACGAGGAGCGATGCTCTTCCGGGAGTGGCTGAATTGTTTATAAATCAATGGGGCTGAGCACTAGCCAGGGCTAGGAGCCTTGGCTGAGAATCTCCACGTGTCCGGTGTTTATGAACCTGTGTGGAGGAGTCAGAAACTGCTAGGGGAGGGGCGAGCCCACCCCGCAGCCAACAGGACAGATCTACACCTTCCCGCGCGCACCCGCTAGGCTACGATTCACATTGAGCGCCTGGCGAAGTGTTTCAGCGTGAACGTTCAGACACTTCGGCTGTGCACCTGGGGGCTGTTAGGAATTTGATAACTTTGCCAGGCCAGTAAAACATTGAAAAGTTCCAGCCTTCTCAGTGCGCAGACTCAGCGACTGATGAGGGTGTTTTTTTGGTTTGCTCACTCggcggggcggggaggggggtaCCGGAAGGGGGGAGACAGGAGAGGCAGCACCCTCTTGTCACCTGCCTCCAGTCCTCTGCTCCTAGTAAGATGTTGTCTGGTTTGGGGAGCCCGCAGGTCTCTCTCCCAGTCCTCCTGgctttgctttcttgcttcccAAGAGTTCAGAGCTACAACCTATGGGAGAATTTAGCTGCCTGGAATGGCTCAAGGCAGTGTGCGGAGAGCGattcccttccctgtcctcctgtTCCTATTTAATTTcatcacttaaaaaaattacaagaatttTTGCAGCCCATAGGATGATACTCTCAAGGAGAGAATTAAGTTTCCAGATATATTTCCGAGGGATTTGTGGCTGCCCAGGTCTCTGTAAGAGCCCCTCCTCTCGGTATCTTGCCTATCCCCCCCCAAGGGTTACCCTGGGCACTGAATGCTAAGTATGTGTGCCTGgtggtgatggggggggggcagaaactGGCGGCACCTGAATATCAGAGCTTACTTTGGTGGGACTTCACTGTCCCTTAATGCCAGCAGATCCTCCCCATTTTGACGTCCCAGGTCTGCACTTCAcactacacccccccccccagccccgccTCTTTCGCTGGCGAGCAAAAGAACTGGCCCGATCGCTTCCCAACTGGTCTAGCTGGGAGCGTGGTACCCTGGCTTAGAATGCCTATTGAATCCCGGGAGTATACTAAACGGTGTCCCGCCAAGGGGCCTCAGCGTCTGCCTTCACGCCCGCCTCGGGTGTAGGGCCAGCGAAGGGGAGGGCCGGGCTGGGAGCTCAGCTCCACTTGGAGCACCGCCCCTCTCCACCCCTCTGGGAGCCAAGGCCGCCTCCGCCTGTGGCTAGGGGCCTGGTTGGCTCGAATGCGGGGTTCGGAGCATCTGGGAGTCCAGCCCCCCGCCCCGCGTGCCTTCCCGGGGATTCCAGAAAGCCTGGCTCTCAAAGGTTTTAGCTCCAGATGGGGTCCTTCCTCTGGTCCCACGGTCACTAGCGCGGTTGTTCCAACTGACCCAGTCAGGAAAGAGACCGCCGGTTTGCCTGCCCGTCTCCGCCAGAAACACAGAGCGTTAAAGGTGTCTCGAGTAGACTCCTTCGGATTTTGATTCAGCTTGTTCTTTTTCACTGTTCAAAGCAGCTGTTCAAACACTGCGGCTGCTTACGCTGACGTGGAGAGGATTTCAAACAACCCTAAAATGCTTTGAACTGACAAGGTGCCTTGATAGCTGCCTCACTCCAGCACAGCTCCTCCGGAGCACTTGCTAAGACAATGGCTGAGCAAGCAGTTGGTGCTGGCCTCTCTGCCTGGGGAGAGGACTGCCCAACCCCCAGAGCCCCTACTGTAGGGCTAGGCTGGCAGCACAAAGGAGAGTGATCTTGTCTTAGGCTGCACCTCAGGTTcactcagatcttctggaagggCATTCTTCAGCGGTACTGTGGCTGCTCTGGTCTGAAGCAGTGTGGGCTCCGTTGGGTTCAGAATGCACTGAGCAGAAGGGAAACAACCCGGATACCCTCACGACgctaaaacacaaaaacaagcaacCCCCGCACCGGCATTTGTGTTCCTTGAGATACTGTGTCGGGCTGTGGAAAGCGGCAAACAGCATCTTGACTCCAGATCCCAAACTCTTCACCTGAGTAGCAATTAGGAGAGCAAGCCAAGCTCTGTAACTTGAACTCTAGCTTGTTAACTTGTAAACACGCTCATGTCCTATATAAAACGTcgtttatgtatttctttatgttaGGAGTTGACCTAAGGTGTACCTAAACTGTTCTCGTACTTTGAACTGAAACCACGCAGTTGTTAAAGCGGGAGAGATGGCATTCATTTGatagatttaaaattttcctcATTATGCAGTCTCAGAAAAGTAGAAATTAggtaacaacagaaaacaaagagaatttttttagGTGCCCAGTGGAAGAGTAGAAGAGGCAactgatttaaaaattatgtaaaagtgaccattgcttttatatttttaagtaccTTGGGGTGGGATTaccccttctccacctccccttcttgctttctgctcttcctccagccccagcagctAGAGACCTCCTCTCTCCACATCTGAATAGAACTTCTTTGCTCAGGGCCTACAGAATGTCAAAACTGAGGCTATAGCATCAGAGCTCCAGGTTTGAAACCACCCCACACAAAGAGGCAGCTGGTTGCCTTTAAGCTTCAAGCACTGCTTGAAGACATTTATACGGAGCAGAAAAATGCATTGACGAGTCGCATGTTCTTGGGAAATAGACAATAAAATTTAcctcaaaaaagaaatcaatcttAACCATGTAGCTATGCGCtgtctcttgaaaaaaaaaagaatcccccatttaaaattttatgttccaTCTATAAATACATTTTGCAAATTCCTAAACGTTCATCTGTCCCTATGTtcctggaaatgaaaaagaaaccctGAAGAATGATAAGGTCTCTGAAAGTTGCAGTATCTAAACTCGTACATTTGGCAAGTTAGTTTCTTGATGGCTTGTGCACACAGActcctgtttatttttccacTATCAAGTAGTCCATTGAAATATGCTATTCAGTGGTATTTGAAAATTGTAATTGAAATGAAGTTATTTGGATTCATGGGTATtaatcttctttcccttcttcaagATATGAATCTCATCATTTAAGATAACCCACTCTTTGTCCTCCCAAAGAGAATGTTTTATAAGCAGGCTCGGCTTGAGGACTTCTAACATCCCACCACCCGGGCAGTCTAGCTGTTTCCAGGCTTACTGTGAGTAATTTATCAAAGGAAGCCTGCTAAATTTTGAGTGTTGGATGCGAGGCCAGAGCATAGAGTCACTTCAGCAACCTGCCAGACCCTGTGTGGAGAGGCTGAAATCTCAGGGACGGAACACGATGGTCTTTGTGCCTTTTAGCTCACTTCCTTGAAATTTCGTTGTTGAAGTACCAGAGGTTAAATACATTCCTAACAAAGCCTAAaggtgtgtgtttttctctttaccctaaggcaggtggatggatggcCACCAGGAGGAGATGGCAACACTTTGATAAATTAAAGTGACTTGATCAGAAACCCTCTAATCTGGAAAGCATTTGGAAGTGTTCTGAGATGAGGCTCCTGTTGCAGCCTTTACCTCTCTTCATCCTCTGGACCCATCTGAGAAGGCAGGCCAGGTCACCAGCACACCTGCTCCTGGACAGTCAGTCATTTCACTGAAGCCGAGGTCTGGGTTTGGTTCTTTGCCCCTAAAAGAAACAGGCTGCTTTCAGTTGAAGttagatttcttttctcttattctccCAGCACAAAGCACAAATGCAAATCCCTTCCAAAGTGTACAAGTACACTTAACAATTTTGTCATCAGTACTGGGGACCGCAGCCAGCAGGAGTGGGGCAGTGTCAGGGAGAGGTCTTTTCTTGAGAGCAGTTAGCCGTAGTGGTAGTTACTGATTGCCAAGACCTTATCCTGGGTCCCCAAGTTTAAGTTATGTCTTTCTATGTACCCCTGGACATAATAAAGTTAAGGATGGAATTATTTCTAAGGAAGAATTTTCAGAATGTGGTCTGTAAAGTATCCTGGGTCCCCGAGTTTAAGTTATGTCTTTCTATGTACCCCTGGACATAATAAAGTTAAGGATGGAATTATTTCTAAGGAAGAATTTTCAGAATGTGGTCTGTAAAGTGTTTTGGGATTGCCTGGCAAAGGTCTAGAGAAAGGAAGCCTTAGGTAGAGGAAGTAATGAGACTGCCTCGCTTTGCTCGCCTTTTCTGAGAATTTTCGACGATAATCTAGGGAAGCCTTGGCTCTAGTGTTGCAtgcaaaacagagaaagaagacaaggcAGAGACACAGGCCTGATCATTTTAGTGCCCTAGGTCAAAGGGAGAGAATAATGAATAGGCTTGGAACTTAGTTCTTGGAAGGGAACTTAATTAACCTTGGAAGAGTGAAAGAAAGTGGGGGATCAAGCCTAGCACCGGACGTAGGAGGATTGTTTTTATGCGTGTGTTCGCGCGTGCGCACGCGCCCTGCCATACAGGTGAAGTCTACTTCATGGATTACCCCAATTAATTTTTAATCCTGGGTTGGGGAGAAACCCTTGTGTTTCTTTTCCAAGGGATCATCACTCCATCCCTTCAAATCTGGCTGAGAAGTTCGCTGTGGGAGCACGGAGATCTCGTGCGCTCGGGAGGGGGGGGGTCTTGTagtccttgcctctgcctgcacGCGTGATCAGCAGGGGTGTGGGGAAGAGGCTGCAGCGGCTGGTGAGCGTTGTTCCGACCTCCTGAGGGATTgctagggaaggaaaagaaaagtgtgGGGGGGTGTCCCTGGCTGCAGAGCGCCGAGTCAGGTCCTGGCTGCTTTCCGGGAAGGAAGACAAGGGCGAGAAGCGGGAGGCCCGGCCATTGTCCAGGGAGGGCGCATTTTTGTCCCGCCGCTGCTGGTTGCTATAGCGAgcagggaaatccaaacagaagggCTCAGTTAGCTCCCCTTGGGCCTGGGAGTAGGGCTCCCTCTTCTCAGCCAAAATAAAAGTGCCGCCTAGGGCCTGGCACTTTTACCAAAGAGCTTACTGCAGCTTCCAGAAGAGGGGCCCCGGGACCACAGCACAGAGCAAGGAGAGGGGCTCTATTGGCACCGGTTACTGATAGactcccccgccccccgccaCCTCACGCAAGCCCATTCTTTTCCTACCTTATTCTATTTGGGGGCAAAAGAAATTTCCTACAACTTTCTCAAACTCCCATTATGTCCCGTGTTCTTGAAGACCACTCTCCAGCAGGACTGACGCAAGGGAATGGCTCTACAGGCGTCTCTGAGAAGGACTACAGCGCTCGGAATCTACCGAGAAGCAGCAGCAATACCTGGGCCACACTGCCCTGGTCTGACTTTTAGACTCACTCAGAGGAAAAGTTGGCTCAAAAGTAAAATCGATGACCATGCGAAACTTTAACATTAAGAAGACTTTTATTTtgcaatagttaaaaaaaaagaagaagaaaagaaacaagcctTGCCATTCAGCTTTGAAGACATTGCGAAGAAGGGCTGCAGTGAAGTCTTTTTGTGGGCATTTACTCCTGTGTGTGTCATTTCTTCAACAGTACAgctcctgggagaaaggagaataACAATATTTAGTTAGTAGTAAACTGTTAGCTTCAGAAAATTCTGAGCTTATCTTTGTCAAGCGAGAGTCACAGTTGATGACAGGGCAGATAAACAGTCAAGATTTCATTCGGGATGCCAACTTTCTCCACCAAAGGAGTGAGGTGACAGGGACTTTAACAGGATTCTTGCTCTACAGCAACTTTGAAAGCTTGacatcttctgcctccttcctcttctctcccattctctttctctctgtctctcctctagAAACTCCACTAAAAGCTACATGGACAACTTTTATTTGATcggaggaaaacatttaaagtcaaataattgtttctctctccttccactatttaaaatacattctgtCTCTCCTAATGACAAGCTCTTTTAAATGGAAAGTTCATACAACTTTGGAAGAAGTCCCTTAATTTATAATgatattcacattttaaaaaatgcttgagAGAAATCATGTTAATGAAGAGAACATTCGCAGTAATTTGGTGATAATTATCAGAATCACCACATATTCGCAGAGGCTTGAACAATACGtgttcagagaaaagcaaaacacattattttaatgGTCTGATATGCAAACTATAGACTGTTCAATTATGTAGCTTAATAATGCATACAAGATGTGATCTTGTTATTGGGATAGGAGGGTGTGCAGTGAGTCACTCCTAGTACCAAGAGTGCTCTCACATCCAGTAAAATTCATTCCCGTGGATCAGAGGCCCCTGCCAAACTGCATTTAAGAGTATAAAAATTAATGACTGAGAATTTGAGCGTTAAATTAACATTAATTATATGACCTGCATGCTAGAAAGATTAAATTTCTTACACCCTAATGAGATAACATCTCCTCATACATCAAACGATTTCTATTTTCAGTTCCAGGTTTCAGGAATACGGTGGCAAGTGCACATGAGGCAGCTAAGTGTTTCCTTAGCTGAGGTCAGTTTTCCCTTCAAACGTTCCCTGGCAATGTATCAAGACTGAAGGCTTAGAAAAGAGACTTAAGTTCATTCCAGCCTTGCACCGGTGGTGGTAGTTGGAAAACAGGGACTTTGGCAGGTGCCTCTCA
This window contains:
- the Pou3f2 gene encoding POU domain, class 3, transcription factor 2, with protein sequence MGGGGGGGAQARAAASGLCQESGRELESAGRGGERPASQRVSERERERGGRGGERARAGGRQPGSSSNSRSSKQQKASERASELPARGKRKREGEKRGEQGERAPGRKVTVKCAAPLTRAPSPAPRVMATAASNHYSLLTSSASIVHAEPPGGMQQGAGGYREAQSLVQGDYGALQSNGHPLSHAHQWITALSHGGGGGGGGGGGGGGGGGGGGDGSPWSTSPLGQPDIKPSVVVQQGGRGDELHGPGALQQQHQQQQQQQQQQQQQQQQQQQQQQQRPPHLVHHAANHHPGPGAWRSAATAAHLPPSMGASNGGLLYSQPSFTVNGMLGAGGQPAGLHHHGLRDAHDEPHHADHHPHPHSHPHQQPPPPPPPQGPPGHPGAHHDPHSDEDTPTSDDLEQFAKQFKQRRIKLGFTQADVGLALGTLYGNVFSQTTICRFEALQLSFKNMCKLKPLLNKWLEEADSSSGSPTSIDKIAAQGRKRKKRTSIEVSVKGALESHFLKCPKPSAQEITSLADSLQLEKEVVRVWFCNRRQKEKRMTPPGGTLPGAEDVYGGSRDTPPHHGVQTPVQ